Proteins from a single region of Candidatus Afararchaeum irisae:
- a CDS encoding glycosyltransferase has protein sequence MKVCVYVEWESQVSKSGIGTSARQQRKALRKNGVEVTDDPSDDYDVLDVNTVGPKSLYHLKKAQTNGKPAVVHAHTTAKDFRDSFRGSNLLAPALRRYLSFFYSRADAVIVPSDYTKGVVEGYGIDPPVHSVSNGVDIESLEGHDELRDEYRDKYDLDGTVVFAVGHVFERKGLSTFCKLAQRLPDTDFIWFGPVMDNPLGSKQTKRWIENPPDNVEFTGFIDDIRGGFGAGDVFLFPTKEENQGIAVLEAMACEKGVVVSDLPVFDEFLTDAENCFKGDSLDEYEEAIERMRDDELRNEMGKNARREAEKHSLENVGESLIDVYDSLL, from the coding sequence ATGAAGGTATGTGTCTACGTCGAGTGGGAGTCTCAGGTCTCCAAGAGCGGCATAGGAACCTCGGCTCGTCAACAGAGGAAGGCTCTTAGGAAGAACGGTGTCGAGGTCACCGACGACCCCTCCGACGACTACGACGTCCTCGATGTCAACACAGTGGGTCCAAAGAGCCTCTACCATCTCAAGAAGGCACAGACGAACGGAAAGCCGGCTGTCGTTCACGCCCACACGACTGCGAAGGACTTCCGTGACTCTTTCCGTGGGAGTAACTTACTCGCCCCCGCTCTCCGACGTTATCTCAGCTTCTTCTACTCCCGGGCTGACGCAGTGATCGTGCCGAGCGACTACACGAAAGGTGTCGTAGAAGGCTACGGCATCGATCCACCCGTTCACTCAGTCTCAAACGGCGTCGACATAGAGTCGCTTGAGGGACACGACGAACTCAGAGACGAGTACCGTGACAAGTACGACCTCGACGGAACAGTCGTATTCGCAGTCGGACACGTCTTCGAGAGGAAGGGACTCTCGACCTTCTGTAAGCTCGCACAGCGTCTGCCAGATACCGACTTCATCTGGTTCGGTCCCGTAATGGACAACCCACTCGGCTCGAAGCAGACTAAGAGATGGATAGAGAACCCGCCCGACAACGTCGAGTTCACCGGCTTTATCGACGACATACGCGGCGGCTTCGGGGCGGGCGACGTCTTCCTCTTCCCTACGAAAGAGGAGAACCAGGGAATCGCAGTCTTAGAAGCCATGGCGTGTGAGAAGGGCGTAGTCGTGAGCGACCTCCCCGTCTTCGACGAGTTCCTCACCGACGCCGAGAACTGCTTCAAGGGTGACAGTCTCGACGAGTACGAGGAGGCGATAGAACGCATGAGGGACGACGAACTAAGGAACGAGATGGGGAAGAACGCGAGACGCGAAGCCGAGAAGCACTCGCTCGAAAACGTGGGTGAGAGTCTGATAGATGTCTACGACTCCCTACTCTGA
- a CDS encoding lysylphosphatidylglycerol synthase transmembrane domain-containing protein, which translates to MGRRLRLLVGFGVAAVIILLFVYAIGWNEVVSTLSKTDLGVFSLGLVSSFICLVAWSAVWNHVLSVIDHAISRGRITVIFLSAMFANYITPLGQLGGEPFIAYVLSKSSDIDYEHSLAAVITADFLNLIPFFSYGIVGFSYFVTRRSFNPDVRNYAAVFVVVAAVAVSAALFIWHRRDLVESFVLRVTGFLRKTVGKLSSNLRTALREEDVKERIDGFFETLDLFSENRREMATAVVFSHIGWFFFILPLYTSLLSLGYDVPLGTTLLIIPVSGLAGFLPLPGGLGGVEIAIAVTIFSLTGLGLPAASAAALLYRLCVYWFTVLVGGISSMYLSVDLRRIET; encoded by the coding sequence ATGGGAAGACGTCTGCGTCTTCTGGTCGGATTCGGGGTTGCCGCCGTCATAATACTCCTATTCGTCTACGCAATCGGATGGAACGAGGTAGTCTCTACCCTCTCGAAGACCGACCTCGGGGTTTTCTCGCTCGGACTCGTCTCGTCTTTCATCTGTCTCGTGGCGTGGAGTGCAGTCTGGAACCACGTCCTGTCTGTGATAGACCACGCGATTTCGAGAGGACGTATAACCGTGATATTCCTGAGCGCTATGTTTGCGAACTATATCACTCCGCTCGGACAGCTCGGAGGCGAGCCCTTCATCGCTTACGTTCTCTCGAAGTCGTCCGACATAGACTACGAACACAGCCTCGCAGCCGTAATAACAGCCGACTTTCTCAACCTCATCCCCTTCTTCTCGTACGGTATCGTGGGATTCTCGTACTTCGTCACGAGGAGATCGTTCAACCCCGACGTCAGGAACTACGCCGCGGTCTTCGTCGTAGTAGCCGCCGTCGCCGTCTCCGCCGCCCTCTTCATATGGCACAGACGTGACTTAGTCGAGTCGTTTGTTCTGAGAGTCACAGGATTTCTGCGTAAGACTGTCGGGAAACTGTCGTCGAACCTCCGAACCGCTCTCAGAGAAGAGGACGTAAAGGAGCGGATAGACGGCTTCTTCGAGACACTCGACCTCTTCTCGGAGAACAGACGTGAGATGGCGACCGCAGTTGTCTTCTCACATATCGGCTGGTTCTTCTTCATACTCCCTCTCTACACAAGCTTACTTTCGCTCGGCTACGATGTACCTCTCGGGACGACTCTCCTCATAATACCGGTAAGCGGTCTCGCGGGCTTTCTGCCTCTTCCCGGCGGCTTAGGAGGTGTCGAGATTGCTATCGCCGTCACGATATTCAGCCTAACGGGTCTGGGTCTACCCGCGGCGTCGGCTGCGGCACTACTTTACCGTCTCTGTGTCTACTGGTTCACGGTTCTGGTAGGAGGAATAAGTTCGATGTATCTGAGCGTCGACCTGCGTAGGATAGAGACTTAG
- a CDS encoding chorismate mutase: MGETPGNGSGSRDRQRRSEGSLDLESLREEIEGVNEEIVESIARRTYIAESIAEVKMQEGKEINDPEREEVVYDRVAEKAEALGIDPERTCEIFEILIEMSKEKQRSHVTGSEPDDRDTDTDTDTDSHTPER, from the coding sequence GTGGGAGAAACACCCGGGAACGGTTCTGGAAGTCGAGACCGACAACGACGGAGCGAGGGTAGTCTAGACCTCGAGAGTCTCCGTGAGGAGATAGAGGGGGTCAACGAGGAGATAGTCGAGAGTATAGCGCGTCGTACGTATATCGCCGAGAGCATCGCCGAGGTCAAGATGCAGGAGGGGAAGGAGATAAACGACCCCGAGCGTGAGGAGGTCGTCTACGACAGGGTCGCAGAGAAGGCGGAGGCACTCGGAATCGACCCCGAGAGGACGTGTGAGATATTCGAGATTCTCATAGAGATGAGCAAGGAGAAACAGAGAAGCCACGTCACAGGGTCAGAACCAGACGACCGAGACACAGACACGGATACAGACACAGACAGTCACACACCGGAGAGATAA
- a CDS encoding shikimate kinase → MRRGEAEAPGAATVINAIATLKGSAFAVDLYTSAEVEVGGDGGVTGEIEDKPDADTSLIERCAELVLERFDVDDGAHVKTSSDVPMASGLKSSSAAANATVLATLDAIGESEGFDRRKATRIGVEAARDAGVTITGAIDDAAASMLGGVVLTDNSEDEIIKREEVNWDVAVYVPDETAKSADTDVERSRLVGSVVDRAFEVARDGEYAEAMTINGLAYSAALGFDPSVAVDALEHVDGAGLSGTGPSYAAIGDRQDIKEVVKEWEKHPGTVLEVETDNDGARVV, encoded by the coding sequence ATGAGAAGAGGCGAGGCAGAGGCACCCGGCGCTGCGACGGTTATAAATGCGATAGCTACTCTCAAGGGTAGTGCCTTCGCCGTCGACCTCTACACGTCGGCGGAAGTCGAGGTCGGCGGAGACGGAGGCGTCACGGGGGAGATAGAAGACAAGCCTGACGCCGATACGTCCCTGATAGAGAGATGCGCCGAACTCGTGCTCGAACGTTTCGACGTCGACGACGGAGCACACGTAAAGACTTCGAGCGACGTGCCTATGGCGAGCGGTCTCAAGTCGAGTAGCGCGGCGGCGAACGCGACAGTCTTAGCGACACTCGACGCCATCGGAGAGTCAGAGGGATTCGACAGGAGGAAGGCGACACGTATAGGGGTCGAGGCGGCGAGGGACGCCGGAGTCACGATCACCGGAGCGATAGACGACGCCGCCGCCTCTATGCTCGGAGGAGTCGTCCTCACTGACAACTCGGAGGACGAGATAATCAAGCGCGAGGAGGTAAACTGGGACGTCGCAGTCTACGTCCCCGACGAGACCGCGAAGAGTGCCGACACAGACGTCGAGAGGTCACGTCTCGTGGGGTCGGTCGTCGACAGAGCTTTCGAGGTGGCGAGGGACGGAGAGTACGCCGAAGCGATGACGATAAACGGACTCGCCTACTCGGCGGCTCTCGGATTCGATCCTTCGGTTGCTGTCGATGCCCTCGAACACGTAGACGGCGCTGGTCTGAGCGGCACAGGTCCATCGTACGCTGCGATAGGAGACAGACAAGACATAAAGGAGGTAGTTAAAGAGTGGGAGAAACACCCGGGAACGGTTCTGGAAGTCGAGACCGACAACGACGGAGCGAGGGTAGTCTAG